In the genome of Aspergillus flavus chromosome 8, complete sequence, one region contains:
- a CDS encoding putative exocyst complex component Sec10, translated as MPDSASITSINPTSRSVFPQGPSFTLEDFSSRDFIVKEFIEALSDSAISNRRSTLGPTTGNQLFDPKPLIRTLEHAQRRLGELSGDLEIKENELSAAVRRAEAQHSQNINTLGRKLKQTIESFQQLDTSLNGTGAGPGPTGSELSGSTGNMAVETGRKLEELDRQRRRALDAHFLLECWDSVSNRGELTLLENLRRSGTGEAKVRSAQIARQLLRISQRLDQKSWNNSGGKNNGASGHGAAEEGTVEETGLTRLNTREIIEKFSETLEKDLLKQFDDFYRKANFEGMKDCATVLQDFNGGSSVIALFVNQHQFFIDRSQLVTEEVGGDLEAWEQLADPDSEPLKVEPSLQSLIDEVKVVVQEESAIIKRAFPYYEQVLGKFLQRVFQQSIQQRLEMVLEKANSISSLAFLRSLQSSRSYIGALVEDLKAHGLTEHPDTISAQTALILDQQLEDLFVPYFVGSSYIEREKKTLEELYTSLLFKFTTFHARRKKAATTFMASLSKSGTELLSSARDAYINRLESSDFSPTQRRMLLQVAGLRDANDLLRRTEIKLTEEDGLPSISHAKRMLKWLAEGVSRGLELSVSSETPKDMLALLTLLLSIMGEGYIEVCLDAALETATSQELGKTEPDFAYLPAVRSAIGIANLMVMCINTLLIPLATGSITVRREMEKKTNLTTMRIEEKVNTIEQKIIDASLVWINKLLSGQRKNDFRPKEGDNAAWLEKLQTPTCSSICTFLSRVHNMTATSLPPGGSNLRQLLTEIAMGTRSLLLEHFKRFAVNGPGGLMVTKDMTQYTDLLKSWDIDEQVKGPGGALDVLLEVGSLFVVGSEALRERVWSGAASSSSRPGNNTGTSSGRGAGGGQVEAGLSVQEVRAYVSRREDSNTAAMQNVLSVL; from the exons ATGCCGGATAGTGCGTCTATTACCTCTATAAATCCCACGTCGCGATCTGTCTTCCCTCAGGGCCCCAGTTTCACTCTTGAGGACTTTTCGAGCCGCGATTTTATAGTCAAAGAATTCATCGAAGCGCTTTCTGACAGTGCCATTTCAAACCGTCGCTCTACGCTAGGCCCCACTACTGGGAATCAACTATTCGATCCCAAACCACTCATTCGGACCCTCGAACATGCACAGAGGAGACTGGGTGAACTTTCTGGTGACTTAGAGATCAAGGAGAATGAGCTTTCGGCTGCAGTCCGCCGAGCCGAGGCCCAGCACTCACAGAATATCAACACACTTGGCAGGAAGCTGAAACAGACCATTGAATCTTTCCAACAACTTGATACGTCGCTCAATGGTACAGGTGCTGGACCCGGGCCTACTGGGAGCGAACTTTCAGGATCTACCGGTAATATGGCTGTTGAAACAGGCCggaagctggaagagcttgaCCGACAAAGACGCCGAGCACTTGACGcccacttcctccttgagTGTTGGGATAGCGTAAGTAACAGGGGAGAACTTACGCTTTTGGAGAACTTGAGGAGATCTGGGACTGGTGAAGCCAAAGTTCGCTCCGCACAGATAGCGCGGCAATTACTGAGGATTAGCCAAAGGCTTGATCAGAAAAGCTGGAACAACTCGGGGGGGAAGAACAATGGGGCGTCCGGGCATGGGGCTGCAGAAGAGGGCACGGTTGAAGAGACGGGATTGACCAGACTAAATACAAGGGAGATCATTGAGAAGTTCTCAGAGACGTTAGAGAAGGATCTCTTGAAACAGTTCGACGACTTCTATCGTAAGGCAAATTTTGAAGGTATGAAGGATTGTGCAACTGTGCTCCAGGATTTCAATGGGGGCTCCAGTGTTATTGCTTTATTTGTCAATCAGCAccagttcttcatcgacCGAAGTCAGCTGGTTACAGAAGAAGTAGGTGGGGATCTAGAAGCTTGGGAACAACTCGCAGACCCGGATTCGGAGCCTCTGAAGGTGGAACCTAGTCTTCAGTCACTCATTGACGAGGTTAAGGTCGTAGTTCAGGAGGAATCAGCTATTATAAAGCGAGCCTTCCCTTACTACGAACAGGTCCTCGGGAAGTTTTTGCAGCGCGTGTTTCAGCAATCCATCCAACAGAGACTTGAAATGGTTCTGGAGAAGGCTAATAGCATCTCATCTCTCGCCTTCTTACGCTCCCTACAGAGCTCTCGCAGTTATATCGGTGCTCTAGTGGAAGATTTAAAAGCTCATGGTCTAACTGAACATCCCGATACCATTTCCGCTCAGACGGCATTGATTCTCGATCAGCAGCTGGAGGATCTCTTCGTGCCATACTTTGTCGGTTCCTCTTATAtcgagagggagaagaaaacactGGAGGAGCTGTACACATCCTTGCTTTTCAAATTCACCACGTTCCATGCACGTAGAAAGAAGGCAGCAACTACCTTCATGGCATCTCTTTCGAAGTCAGGTACTGAACTTCTATCTTCTGCACGGGATGCGTACATAAATCGCCTTGAGTCCTCGGATTTCTCACCGACACAGCGAAGGATGTTACTTCAGGTGGCGGGCTTGAGGGATGCCAATGACCTCTTAAGACGAACTGAAATTAAACTTACTGAGGAGGATGGCCTTCCTAGCATATCACACGCCAAAAGAATGCTCAAATGGCTTGCTGAGGGAGTCAGTCGGGGCTTGGAGCTAAGTGTAAGCAGCGAAACCCCAAAGGACATGTTGGCTCTGTTGactcttctcctttctatTATGGGAGAAGGCTACATTGAGGTTTGTCTCGATGCCGCATTGGAGACAGCGACATCACAAGAATTAGGGAAAACGGAGCCTGATTTTGCTTACCTCCCAGCGGTCAGGAGCGCAATCGGCATTGCAAACTTGATGGTAATGTGCATAAACACATTACTCATTCCCCTAGCAACAGGGAGCATCACAGTTCGCcgagaaatggaaaagaagacaaacTTGACAACTATGCGAATCGAGGAGAAAGTAAATACGATTGAGCAGAAAATCATTGACGCTTCTTTGGTGTGGATTAATAAACTTCTTTCTGgccagaggaagaatgaCTTTCGGCCCAAGGAAGGAGATAATGCAGCTTGGTTGGAGAAGCTGCAGACACCG ACTTGTTCTTCGATTTGCACCTTTCTCTCTCGTGTACATAACATGACAGCAACATCACTACCGCCTGGTGGCTCCAATCTGCGACAGTTGCTAACAGAGATAGCCATGGGGACCCGCAGCTTACTTCTGGAGCATTTTAAGCGCTTCGCGGTCAATGGACCTGGTGGCCTCATGGTCACTAAGGATATGACACAGTACACAGATCTGCTCAAATCCTGGGACATAGACGAGCAGGTCAAGGGCCCTGGCGGTGCGCTGGACGTCTTGCTGGAGGTTGGTAGCCTTTTTGTTGTAGGTTCTGAGGCTTTACGAGAAAGAGTTTGGAGTGGCGCTGCgagtagcagcagcaggccTGGGAACAATACCGGGACAAGTTCTGGGCGAGGCGCGGGAGGTGGACAAGTCGAAGCTGGCCTCAGCGTGCAAGAAGTCCGGGCTTATGTCTCTCGAAGAGAGGATTCCAACACAGCTGCGATGCAGAATGTCCTCAGTGTCCTTTGA
- a CDS encoding putative undecaprenyl diphosphate synthase (nuclear undecaprenyl pyrophosphate synthase), translating into MVSQRDKELLRDDVRARGTKLSAADRESLLKPYLPDPSELPLRPPQRRRKTSPRKTPIRTFLKSQLHQLTYTLIHIFFGIVVRLVQSYHAVVDRVFAIVYYHHRTPELIRKDVKNLDRLPEHLSVILSLRQEEDSLTILMDEVAELAAWSVSAGIPVLSVYEKSGVLKSCIPTLHRIVTNKLSAYYGSPSQQPTLRLFAPHHPVYQPQDSHSTEKTNTDSLTVLLLSATDGRETFVDLTKTLAEMSQNGKLSPEDITMELVDAEISEITTQPSQTALPTAAGNKTISIPDVSVKPEPDLLLVFRPFLKLDGYPPWHIRLTEMYCTGDKSNSITGYGEAVEYQGFLRGLWHYAGAQMRFGR; encoded by the exons ATGGTATCACAACGGGATAAAGAGCTGCTCAGAGATGATGTTCGTGCCCGGGGAACAAAACTTAGTGCTGCTGATCGTGAGAGCCTTTTGAAACCATACCTACCAGATCCCTCGGAGCTTCCACTTCGGCCACCGCAGCGGCGCAGAAAAACATCGCCCAGGAAGACACCTATCCGGACTTTCCTGAAGTCGCAACTGCACCAGCTGACCTACACTCTCATTCACATTTTCTTTGGTATCGTCGTTCGCCTCGTCCAGAGCTATCATGCCGTCGTAGATAGGGTGTTTGCCATCGTCTATTATCACCACCGCACCCCCGAATTGATCAGAAAGGATGTGAAGAATTTGGATCGTTTGCCGGAGCACTTGAGTGTTATATTGTCACTGCGGCAAGAGGAGGATTCTTTAACGATTTTAATGGATGAAGTGGCAGAACTTGCTGCGTGGAGCGTCAGTGCTGGGATCCCTGTGTTAAGCGTTTATGAGAAGAGTG GGGTCCTAAAATCATGCATTCCCACACTGCACCGCATCGTTACAAACAAGCTCTCTGCGTATTACGGCTCTCCTTCCCAACAACCAACGTTGCGTCTTTTTGCCCCTCACCACCCTGTGTATCAACCACAGGACAGCCACTCAACTGAGAAAACCAATACTGATTCTCTGACTGTGCTTCTATTGTCGGCTACCGATGGCCGAGAAACGTTTGTGGACTTGACTAAGACGCTCGCTGAGATGTCCCAGAATGGAAAACTATCGCCAGAAGATATCACAATGGAATTGGTTGATGCAGAAATTAGCGAGATCACGACACAGCCGTCTCAGACAGCGTTACCGACTGCCGCTGGGAACAAAACAATATCTATCCCGGACGTTTCCGTAAAGCCAGAACCTGATTTACTATTAGTATTCAGGCCCTTCTTGAAATTAGATGGTTATCCACCCTGGCATATTCGACTTACGGAGATGTATTGTACAGGTGACAAGAGCAACAGCATAACAGGCTATGGGGAGGCTGTCGAATACCAGGGCTTTCTTAGGGGTTTATGGCATTATGCAGGGGCTCAAATGAGGTTCGGGCGTTGA
- a CDS encoding regulator of Rac1, required for phagocytosis and cell migration, whose translation MENNISELVERLGSDEDAVRKMAVFKLQSSIGDPSFADIFIAEGGLTRLRYLSLHASGNTLAYSLTSLARLLEVDKGWEFVDQEVVERIVELIVTHPLVNILRGAMSILVSIVSHPHTGSRLSQNGTFGFRALKPAIALYPQFLEMLVSRLSSADHALCANALQLINSLMRDSITNDSELEWPKFIQKLQDLGVIRAVYALMQGSALQDHAHPLIEFQSLTKVLLRKWRDVALDLEKPEHRRALKGIHLASNSERDLEKGAESGNEARRSKRHNPEKWRRLGFESESPTVQFETMGFLGMMDLADYIRNYQDEFQKLLLEQSTKPAQKRCPIARASLSVTQILYEHFEVDKSEMEDAKSYLILESRVNFDKIFKPLLLHWTRLHVAGLHAFFRLWKVTGAEVEDYEKIVELVRILVESVVGGAPRTKDVQDVEDDLAEFEYSRLRELQMELLELTYEDVWGQHLRQVREELHHEALQFVKEQRIRCLLKGAWFPNDGSSKADMVASGDPSWKFVQLSHNRRILHFGHFHSVKTQCPELDALPEKLDLSIVSSVVSNVSATSDDSSSSTVKSVSHHFSATKITIHGHAQSRSSTDESGKIEDHARSTSKATHREAVLLTLRPQSPSIASEWLDGLLMLLNQQPITAETSKLVNLVSDYGLKIRLLNVRFDDGVFAGEPPNVPSREDLDDDYYYDVFGGA comes from the exons ATGGAGAACAATATTTCCGAACTAGTTGAGAGGTTAGGGAGCGACGAAGACGCGGTACGAAAAATGGCAGTCTTTAAACTTCAGAGTAGCATTGGCGACCCATCGTTTGCCGATATTTTTATTGCAGAAGGAGGCCTAACTCGACTACGCTATCTGAGTTTACATGCCAGTGGAAACACGCTGGCCTATAGCCTGACAAGTCTTGCCAGACTACTCGAAGTGGACAAAGGCTGGGAGTTTGTCGATCAAGAAGTAGTTGAAAGA ATCGTCGAACTTATAGTAACGCATCCTTTGGTCAACATTCTGCGTGGTGCAATGTCTATCCTGGTTTCCATTGTATCACACCCTCATACAGGTAGTCGCTTGTCGCAGAATGGGACATTCGGCTTTCGTGCTTTGAAACCGGCCATCGCTCTCTATCCGCAGTTTTTGGAAATGCTTGTTAGCAGGCTCTCATCGGCTGACCATGCGCTTTGCGCCAACGCGCTTCAACTTATAAATTCGCTTATGCGTGACTCAATCACGAACGACTCCGAGTTGGAATGGCCCAAGTTCATCCAAAAACTACAGGATCTAGGTGTTATTCGAGCAGTTTATGCCCTCATGCAAGGTAGCGCATTACAGGATCATGCGCATCCTCTGATCGAATTCCAATCTTTAACCAAAGTCCTTCTGAGGAAATGGAGAGACGTCGCGCTAGATTTGGAAAAGCCAGAACATAGACGAGCACTTAAAGGAATACATTTGGCCAGTAACAGCGAACGGGATCTAGAAAAGGGAGCCGAGAGTGGCAATGAGGCCCGACGTTCAAAAAGGCACAACCCGGAAAAATGGCGCCGGCTGGGGTTCGAGTCGGAGAGCCCTACCGTGCAATTCGAAACCATGGGTTTTCTGGGAATGATGGATCTGGCAGATTATATCAGGAACTACCAAGATGAATTCCAAAAATTGCTTCTAGAGCAGTCGACGAAGCCGGCGCAAAAGCGGTGTCCCATAGCGCGTGCTTCCTTGTCTGTCACACAGATCCTCTACGAGCATTTTGAAGTTGATAAGTCAGAGATGGAAGATGCGAAAAGTTACTTGATATTGGAGTCTCGCGTTAACTTTGACAAGATATTCAAACCTTTACTGCTACATTGGACCCGCCTACATGTCGCAGGCCTACATGCCTTTTTCCGATTATGGAAGGTCACTGGCGCGGAAGTGGAAGATTATGAGAAAATTGTGGAACTTGTTCGTATCCTTGTCGAATCAGTTGTTGGGGGAGCACCACGAACAAAAGATGTACAAGATGTGGAGGACGACCTAGCAGAATTTGAATATTCTCGGCTCCGGGAGCTACAGATGGAACTCCTGGAGCTTACCTATGAAGATGTTTGGGGGCAACATTTGCGACAGGTGCGCGAAGAGCTACACCATGAAGCCCTACAGTTTGTCAAGGAGCAGAGAATCAGATGTCTGTTGAAAGGTGCTTGGTTTCCTAACGACGGCAGTTCCAAGGCGGATATGGTGGCTTCCGGGGATCCCAGCTGGAAATTTGTCCAGCTGTCACATAACCGAAGGATTTTGCATTTTGGACATTTCCATAGCGTAAAAACACAGTGCCCAGAGCTTGACGCACTTCCAGAGAAGC TCGACCTCTCAATTGTATCTTCGGTAGTTTCCAATGTTTCAGCGACCTCCGATGACTCCTCGTCATCGACGGTCAAGAGTGTGTCGCATCACTTCTCTGCTACCAAGATCACTATTCATGGCCATGCTCAGTCTAGGTCGTCCACAGATGAGTCAGGAAAGATCGAGGATCATGCACGCTCAACCAGCAAAGCAACTCACAGGGAAGCAGTTCTATTGACTCTGCGGCCACAATCTCCAAGTATTGCGTCCGAGTGGCTTGACGGCTTGCTTATGCTTCTAAACCAACAGCCTATCACGGCAGAGACAAGCAAATTGGTAAATTTAGTCAGCGACTATGGGCTCAAAATCCGGTTATTGAATGTTAGGTTCGATGATGGAGTATTTGCAGGTGAACCTCCAAATGTTCCATCACGGGAAGACCTGGAtgatgattattattatgatgTTTTTGGGGGGGCTTAG
- a CDS encoding checkpoint RAD17-RFC complex, RAD17/RAD24 component — protein MMADRPSKRQRILAIQPSAQDAELGTENKQRPTCISSRRAKADPGALSTNSSQPETRRIPSGPNRTYSSLRVHPSSPPSDKGTRTTPASSLHKFFGPAIIEQRWPSRNLEATCLPTKEAMEGINGNEEDNDDIIDDDYDSYDELFTQHLANEEAVRNTTKDQTPWQVQSPKGRTSVARKSADPRKRFVLPMVSDHENNDSSPIHSQAHKLPWAQQYSPTNLDELVVHKRKVSDVQSWLRNAFAGTGEHKLLVLRGPAGSGKTTTINILSQTLGFDILEWKNPPVSEFATKAYVSVAAQFEEFLGRGDQFRKLDLDELTEFPQDSNRYHRQRIILIEEFPTLLHRGSSSLAAFRLSLQRYLAMENTLPSHGLNRSGVKAQASSSPVVIIVSETHLTSGSSSESLTVHRLLGPVLFNHPGTTIVDFNSIAPTFMYKAMKLILEKEARHSRRNKDPGPAILQSISRSGDIRSAVASLEFLCLDVGRWGIPATRAKKSSRNNVILTSAEKETLKLVTQREASLGIFHAVGKVVYNKRDDTGVATEGPILPSPPEYMRHHDRPKVSQVPVNELVEETGTDTQTFISALHENYVPSCDGPSFVDCVDACIVALSDSDMLCIDHKSSYGSRTNRSSAGVDVMRQEDISYQVAARGLLFALPYPVKRRIATSTGEDRSSDTHKMLFPSTLRLMQEAEEIGGLTNVWVKKLLNSYRGTSAGPDPGLSASSFTRCKSGRVEDYRNDPGGIVTMIPRQDLVLYHLPYLTKIYRGEAEIAQLRRITGFHGSGCPNNCLGNNPDVNRSGLASASHGTSQMLYSTDLKSNTFGPQLPPNYEQEGEKLILSDDDIVDDL, from the exons ATGATGGCTGATCGCCCCAGCAAACGTCAGCGAATATTGGCCATTCAACCGTCAGCTCAGGACGCTGAACTTGGGACGGAGAATAAACAGAGACCTACTTGCATATCTTCCAGAAGGGCCAAAGCTGATCCTGGAGCTCTTTCAACTAACTCTTCACAACCCGAAACGAGACGTATCCCGTCGGGTCCAAATCGAACTTACTCCAGTCTCCGAGTCCacccttcctctccacccTCCGATAAAGGGACGCGCACGACACCAGCATCGTCCCTCCATAAATTCTTTGGGCCTGCAATTATTGAACAAAGATGGCCCTCCCGAAATCTCGAGGCGACATGTCTTCCCACAAAGGAAGCAATGGAAGGGATAAATGGCAACGAGGAGGACAACGACGATATAATAgatgatgattatgattCCTACGATGAGCTATTTACTCAACATCTTGCCAACGAAGAGGCAGTGCGAAATACGACTAAAGACCAAACGCCTTGGCAAGTGCAGTCACCCAAGGGAAGGACCAGTGTTGCGCGTAAATCTGCCGACCCACGCAAACGCTTCGTCCTACCAATGGTCTCTGATCATGAAAATAACGACTCATCACCAATCCATTCTCAGGCCCATAAGCTGCCTTGGGCACAGCAGTATTCCCCTACCAATCTAGATGAGTTAGTGGTTCATAAGAGAAAGGTCTCAGATGTGCAAAGCTGGCTTCGCAACGCCTTTGCAGGAACTGGGGAACAT AAACTACTTGTCCTCCGAGGTCCTGCGGGGAGCGGTAAAACGACCACAATAAACATATTGTCCCAGACGCTAGGGTTTGATATACTCGAGTGGAAGAACCCCCCGGTCTCAGAGTTCGCTACAAAAGCATATGTATCTGTTGCTGCTCAATTTGAAGAATTCCTAGGCCGCGGTGATCAGTTTAGAAAGCTTGATTTAGACGAGCTCACTGAATTCCCACAGGACTCCAATCGCTACCATCGCCAGCGCATCATTCTGATTGAAGAGTTCCCAACTCTCTTGCACCGAGGCTCTTCTAGTTTGGCTGCATTCAGGCTATCTTTACAGCGGTATCTTGCTATGGAAAATACATTGCCCTCTCACGGACTTAATCGAAGCGGGGTCAAGGCCCAAGCCAGCTCTTCTCCTGTTGTGATAATCGTATCAGAAACCCATCTCACGTCAGGTTCCTCATCGGAAAGTTTAACAGTCCATCGGCTACTCGGACCGGTACTTTTCAATCACCCCGGCACAACCATTGTTGATTTCAACAGTATCGCTCCAACTTTTATGTATAAAGCCATGAAATTGATtttggaaaaggaagctcGCCATTCCAGGCGCAATAAGGATCCAGGCCCTGCCATATTGCAAAGTATTTCTAGATCAGGGGATATTCGAAGTGCAGTCGCCTCCCTAGAATTTCTCTGCCTTGATGTTGGGCGTTGGGGAATTCCTGCTACAAGGGCAAAGAAATCTTCTCGCAATAACGTAATCCTTACATCCGCGGAGAAGGAGACACTGAAGCTAGTAACCCAAAGGGAGGCTAGCCTAGGAATATTTCATGCTGTCGGGAAGGTCGTATACAACAAGCGAGACGATACGGGTGTCGCAACCGAAGGCCCTATACTACCATCGCCTCCAGAGTATATGCGGCATCATGACAGGCCGAAAGTGTCACAGGTCCCTGTTAATGAGCTCGTGGAAGAGACAGGAACTGATACACAAACTTTCATTAGTGCCCTGCATGAAAACTACGTACCATCTTGCGATGGTCCGTCGTTCGTGGATTGTGTCGATGCATGTATAGTCGCTCTATCAGACAGTGATATGTTATGTATCGACCATAAAAGTTCATACGGGAGTCGTACGAATAGAAGCAGTGCCGGTGTCGATGTCATGCGGCAGGAAGACATAAGTTACCAAGTTGCGGCTCGTGGTTTACTGTTTGCTCTCCCTTACCCAGTGAAAAGACGTATAGCGACATCAACTGGTGAAGATCGATCGAGCGATACCCATAAAATGCTCTTTCCGAGCACGTTGCGACTGATGCAGGAAGCCGAGGAGATTGGAGGCCTTACGAATGTCTGGGTTAAAAAGCTGCTGAATTCATACCGCGGGACATCGGCAGGCCCGGATCCTGGCTTGTCCGCGTCGTCGTTTACAAGATGCAAGTCAGGTCGCGTAGAAGATTACCGCAATGATCCAGGGGGAATTGTGACCATGATACCCCGCCAAGATCTCGTGCTGTACCACCTACCATATCTTACAAAGATTTATCGCGGTGAGGCCGAGATTGCCCAGCTTCGGAGGATTACTGGATTTCATGGATCCGGGTGCCCAAACAATTGCCTGGGAAATAACCCAGATGTAAACCGTTCAGGTTTGGCTTCTGCCAGCCACGGTACCTCTCAAATGCTATACTCAACAGATCTCAAAAGCAACACTTTTGGGCCTCAGCTGCCACCAAACTACGAGCAAGAGGGGGAGAAGCTTATCTTGAGCGATGATGATATTGTTGATGATTTGTGA
- a CDS encoding putative UPD-GlcNAc transporter (Mnn2-2) produces the protein MSKQHAGTLEIDDHLTERDEPKEPHASLGSITTAAAYTVLPGWTTIVLMISLIFGGCCANVSGFFSSSSLMFAPQGPLITFAQFIVTALLTSPSFLSLSAGPQSLFLSRRVIPLRSWLVYTAFFVTVNLLNNWAFAYKISVPLHIILRSGGPVASMIVGYAFNAKRYSHGQILAVAMLTIGVIAAALADARTKGQSISVGYHQNDSTMASTFIGFSILALAMALSAFQGIFADRLYESYGRNHWKEALFYSHTLSLPLFLPTYSHLLAQWRALLSSPSLLSGISAIAARKGSVSSSPLLLGTGLATASKTAFVKSVPMPIINTTSHLLAELERFKSFQFVLACIPIQGFYLLMNALTQYLCIRGVHLLSAKSSSLTVTIVLNVRKLISLLLSIYLFGNDLAPGVLVGALFVFVGGALYGFEGARLRKTYKPSNKKD, from the exons ATGTCCAAACAACATGCCGGAACCTTAGAGATTGATGATCATCTGACTGAGCGTGACGAACCAAAGGAGCCACATGCGAGCCTAGGTAGCATAACCACTGCAGCGGCTTATACTGTCCTTCCCGGCTGGACAACTATAGTTTTGATGATCTCGCTGATTTTCGGTGGTTGTTGTGCCAATGTAAGTGG ttttttttcgtcttcttctctaaTGTTCGCACCGCAAGGACCCCTCATAACATTTGCACAGTTCATCGTGACTGCACTGTTAACATCTCCAAGCTTCCTGTCTCTGTCGGCGGGCCCTCAGTCACTGTTTCTTAGTCGGCGTGTAATCCCTCTAAGATCATGGCTGGTATACACAGCTTTCTTTGTGACCGTCAACCTTCTAAACAATTGGGCTTTTGCGTACAAGATCTCTGTCCCATTACACATTATCTTGAGATCCGGGGGCCCCGTGGCGTCCATGATCGTTGGGTATGCATTCAATGCTAAGAGGTACTCACACGGACAAATCCTCGCGGTAGCTATGCTTACCATAGGCGTCATCGCTGCAGCGTTAGCTGATGCTCGTACGAAAGGTCAATCCATAAGCGTTGGGTATCATCAAAATGATTCCACTATGGCTAGTACATTCATTGGGTTCAGTATCCTTGCCCTAGCAATGGCACTCTCGGCTTTCCAAGGAATTTTCGCGGACCGGCTCTATGAGTCTTATGGCAGAAACCATTGGAAGGAGGCCCTCTTTTATTCGCATACACTCTCTTTGCCCCTCTTCCTACCAACCTACTCGCACCTTTTGGCTCAGTGGCGGGCGTTGTTGTCTTCACCGTCGTTACTCTCTGGAATTTCTGCTATCGCTGCAAGAAAAGGGTCTGTCTCAAGTTCTCCCCTACTACTCGGCACCGGCTTAGCTACTGCCTCAAAAACGGCCTTTGTGAAATCAGTGCCTATGCCAATCATCAATACAACCTCTCACCTGCTGGCAGAGCTTGAGCGCTTCAAGTCTTTCCAATTCGTGTTGGCTTGTATTCCAATACAGGGATTCTATCTTCTAATGAACGCACTTACACAATACCTGTGTATTCGTGGGGTGCATCTTCTCTCTGCGAAATCATCCTCACTGACAGTAACTATTGTGCTCAACGTTCGAAAGCTCATATCGCTGTTGCTATCCATCTACCTGTTTGGAAATGATCTTGCGCCTGGTGTGCTTGTGGGTGCTCTATTCGTGTTCGTGGGGGGTGCTTTGTATGGTTTCGAGGGTGCACGATTGAGGAAGACATATAAACCATCTAACAAGAAAGATTGA